In Elaeis guineensis isolate ETL-2024a chromosome 1, EG11, whole genome shotgun sequence, a genomic segment contains:
- the LOC140856624 gene encoding cytochrome P450 78A5-like yields MTSFDLETAFLLFFVPQTVFSPVIAFAIVALTAVWLSPGGLAWALSKAPRSIPGPPGVVLALAGTAAHRALAGLARSIGATRLMAFSVGLTRFIVSSHPDTAREILNSSAFADRPIKESAYELLFHRAMGFAPFGEYWRNLRRISATHLFSPRRIAAFGEHRWAIGEQMVGDIRALMGTDGAVELKRVLHFGSLNNVMMSVFGKRFDFAKGEGLELEALVKEGYELLGMFNWSDHFPLLGWLDLQGVRKRCRRLAGRVNVLVGKIIEEHRRKRIDGGGLDGAGDFVDVLLDLEKEERLSDSDMVAVLWVCSSSPHALHPYFLLILFLFLVCYCDIFGWVVVCYIWIYFFPFVLVRFCWVDVWPGHHLSRSFPVLPSE; encoded by the coding sequence ATGACATCTTTCGATCTCGAAACagcttttctcctcttcttcgtCCCGCAAACCGTGTTCTCTCCGGTCATTGCCTTCGCCATCGTCGCGCTCACCGCCGTCTGGCTCAGCCCCGGAGGGCTCGCTTGGGCTCTCTCCAAGGCACCTCGCTCGATCCCCGGACCGCCGGGAGTAGTCCTGGCCCTTGCCGGCACCGCCGCCCATCGGGCCCTCGCTGGCCTCGCCCGCTCCATCGGAGCTACTCGCCTGATGGCCTTCTCCGTCGGCTTAACCCGCTTCATCGTGTCGAGCCACCCCGACACCGCCAGGGAGATACTCAACAGCTCGGCCTTCGCCGACCGGCCGATCAAGGAGTCCGCCTACGAGCTGCTCTTCCACCGCGCCATGGGCTTCGCGCCCTTCGGCGAGTACTGGAGGAATCTGAGGAGAATCTCCGCCACCCATTTGTTTAGCCCCCGGAGAATCGCCGCCTTCGGCGAGCACCGCTGGGCGATCGGCGAGCAGATGGTGGGGGATATAAGAGCTCTGATGGGGACCGATGGAGCGGTGGAACTGAAGCGGGTGCTTCATTTCGGGTCTCTAAACAACGTTATGATGAGTGTCTTCGGAAAAAGATTCGATTTTGCGAAGGGGGAAGGGCTGGAATTGGAAGCGTTGGTGAAAGAAGGATACGAGCTTCTTGGGATGTTCAACTGGAGCGACCACTTCCCCTTGTTGGGGTGGTTGGATCTCCAAGGAGTGAGAAAGAGGTGCCGTAGATTGGCTGGAAGAGTTAATGTGCTTGTGGGAAAGATCATAGAGGAGCACAGAAGGAAGAGGATTGATGGAGGTGGTCTGGATGGGGCTGGTGACTTTGTGGATGTGCTGCTGGATTTGGAGAAGGAGGAGAGGCTCTCTGACTCTGATATGGTTGCTGTTCTCTGGGTATGCTCTTCTTCTCCCCATGCCCTTCATCCTTATTTCCTCTtgattttattcttatttttggttTGTTATTGTGATATTTTTGGTTGGGTAGTAGTTTGCTATATAtggatatatttttttccttttgtatTGGTTAgattttgttgggtggatgtctggccaggacaccacctctcaagatcctttcca